The following proteins are encoded in a genomic region of Natronorubrum halophilum:
- a CDS encoding zinc-dependent alcohol dehydrogenase, whose translation MKTIVHTGPRSIEIRQREKASPDDDEVLVRVHSAGLCGSDAHAYTYEDGYEWIPIPRIMGHEYSGEVVEVGDSVTDFAVGDHVVEEPIHDCGACFQCKNGQPNVCQNFEITGMHTDGAYTEYTTVKPRDLHYIPEDVPLGHASITEPLSIATRAVFDQSNVTPGDTVLVEGPGPIGVLVAAVANSMGADVLVSGLGKDTEYRLPLVETLGIDTVDIENDDLEAVVDARTDGIGFDAVFDTTGHKSGIEMAIEHVRKGGGVVVVGLPGAPSEVFMTPVVRSEIDLNTSYGSTWQNFEQAIRLLSVGAIDADAIIDRTFSVDEPTDAFEAFLESETCKPVFSFADS comes from the coding sequence ATGAAGACGATAGTCCATACCGGCCCCAGATCCATCGAGATTCGCCAGCGTGAAAAAGCATCCCCGGACGACGACGAGGTACTCGTTCGCGTCCACTCGGCGGGGCTGTGCGGCAGCGACGCGCACGCGTACACGTACGAAGACGGCTACGAGTGGATTCCCATCCCGCGGATCATGGGCCACGAGTACTCCGGCGAGGTCGTCGAGGTCGGCGACAGCGTCACCGACTTCGCCGTCGGCGACCACGTCGTCGAGGAGCCGATCCACGACTGCGGTGCGTGTTTTCAGTGTAAGAACGGCCAGCCGAACGTCTGCCAGAACTTCGAGATCACGGGGATGCACACAGACGGTGCATACACCGAATATACGACGGTCAAACCACGTGACCTCCACTATATCCCCGAGGACGTCCCGCTCGGTCACGCGAGCATCACCGAACCCCTCAGCATCGCGACGCGGGCCGTGTTCGACCAGTCGAACGTGACGCCGGGTGACACCGTCCTCGTCGAAGGACCCGGCCCGATCGGCGTCCTCGTCGCCGCCGTCGCGAACTCGATGGGCGCCGACGTCCTCGTCTCCGGACTCGGCAAAGACACCGAGTACCGGCTCCCGCTGGTCGAAACACTCGGCATCGACACGGTGGACATCGAGAACGACGACCTCGAGGCGGTCGTCGACGCCCGAACGGACGGCATCGGGTTCGACGCCGTGTTCGACACGACCGGTCACAAAAGCGGTATCGAGATGGCCATCGAACACGTCCGCAAGGGCGGAGGGGTCGTCGTCGTCGGCCTTCCCGGCGCACCCAGCGAAGTGTTCATGACGCCGGTGGTTCGCAGCGAGATCGACCTCAACACCTCCTACGGCTCGACCTGGCAGAACTTCGAACAGGCCATCCGGCTCCTCTCCGTCGGTGCCATCGACGCCGACGCGATCATCGATCGTACCTTCAGCGTCGACGAACCGACCGACGCCTTCGAGGCCTTCCTCGAGTCCGAAACCTGCAAACCCGTCTTCTCGTTCGCCGACTCCTAA
- a CDS encoding amidohydrolase family protein, which translates to MLDTHTHAWTHPTRDHPWVNGPLIDVVDEFSVDTVYTAEKLLADMDAVGVDEAVVVGYPICEWTDNAYTIQCVEEYDALSGIVMLDQFADGAADRLRSGMATDGILGFRLGAICSYDRMWETFDPEANWLCDAVDETEFWEAARETDALVQLLAHVDQLEQVVELVETYPELTYALDHFCHADPSVSPEAGAFADLERLAEYDVAVKISEVVHRSEEGFPYADMHDHVRWLLETFGRERVIWGSDFPNVSDDASYEESLQWLEHVDCLSKTDREWVTGRSFKNLTGR; encoded by the coding sequence GTGCTGGATACACACACGCACGCCTGGACGCACCCGACTCGAGACCACCCCTGGGTGAACGGACCGCTCATCGACGTCGTCGACGAGTTCAGCGTCGATACCGTCTACACCGCCGAGAAACTCCTCGCGGATATGGACGCCGTCGGCGTCGACGAGGCGGTCGTCGTCGGCTACCCGATCTGCGAGTGGACCGACAACGCGTACACGATCCAGTGTGTCGAAGAGTACGACGCGCTCTCGGGAATCGTCATGCTCGACCAGTTCGCCGACGGCGCGGCCGATCGGCTGCGCTCGGGGATGGCTACCGACGGGATCCTCGGCTTCCGTCTCGGAGCGATCTGTTCGTACGACCGGATGTGGGAGACGTTCGATCCCGAGGCGAACTGGCTGTGCGACGCCGTCGACGAGACCGAATTCTGGGAGGCGGCCCGCGAAACCGACGCGCTGGTTCAGCTCCTCGCCCACGTCGACCAGCTCGAGCAGGTGGTCGAACTCGTCGAGACCTACCCGGAGCTCACGTACGCGCTCGACCACTTCTGTCACGCCGATCCGTCGGTCTCGCCGGAAGCGGGAGCGTTCGCCGACCTCGAGCGCCTCGCCGAGTACGACGTCGCCGTCAAAATCTCCGAGGTCGTCCACCGCTCCGAGGAGGGCTTTCCCTACGCCGATATGCACGACCACGTCCGCTGGCTGCTCGAGACCTTCGGTCGCGAGCGGGTTATCTGGGGCTCCGATTTCCCGAACGTCAGCGACGACGCGAGCTACGAGGAGAGCCTGCAGTGGCTCGAGCACGTGGACTGTCTCTCGAAGACGGACCGCGAGTGGGTGACGGGCCGGTCCTTCAAGAACCTGACCGGCCGCTGA
- a CDS encoding fumarylacetoacetate hydrolase family protein: protein MQFVRFETGGGVRWGVAVDDQTYALDRFGAPTIEDLATPGYRRRVRRAAETGELPAIDEPDDYLTPIPSVEQIICVGLNYYDHAEEQDEEIPDKPMLFAKSPSSVTDPDAPIVHPEDVEQVDYEVELGIVIGRTACEVSADEAEEYVAGYTVVNDVSARDAQFEDGQFFRGKSYDTFAPMGPALTAPEDIDANDADVELRLNGEVKQESSTAEFIFDVGETIEYLSHRMTLQPGTVISTGTPGGVGIFRDPPELLSPGNTVEAEVAGIGTLENHVVGE, encoded by the coding sequence ATGCAATTCGTACGATTCGAGACCGGTGGTGGCGTCCGTTGGGGCGTTGCCGTCGACGACCAGACCTACGCACTGGACCGCTTTGGCGCACCGACGATCGAGGACCTCGCAACGCCCGGCTACCGTCGCCGCGTCCGTCGCGCCGCCGAGACCGGGGAACTGCCGGCGATCGACGAGCCGGATGACTATCTGACACCGATCCCGTCCGTCGAACAGATCATCTGCGTCGGGCTCAACTACTACGATCACGCCGAAGAGCAGGACGAAGAGATCCCCGACAAGCCGATGCTGTTCGCAAAATCGCCCTCGAGCGTCACCGACCCCGACGCACCCATCGTCCATCCCGAGGACGTCGAGCAGGTCGATTACGAGGTCGAACTCGGCATCGTCATCGGTCGGACGGCCTGCGAGGTGTCGGCCGACGAGGCCGAGGAGTACGTCGCGGGCTACACGGTCGTCAACGACGTCAGCGCGCGCGACGCCCAGTTCGAGGACGGCCAGTTCTTCCGCGGCAAGAGCTACGACACGTTTGCCCCGATGGGGCCGGCGCTGACCGCGCCCGAAGACATCGACGCCAACGACGCCGACGTGGAACTCCGACTCAACGGCGAGGTCAAACAGGAGTCCTCGACCGCGGAGTTCATCTTCGACGTCGGCGAGACGATCGAGTACCTTAGCCACAGAATGACGCTGCAGCCCGGCACCGTCATCTCGACGGGGACGCCTGGCGGCGTCGGTATCTTCCGCGATCCGCCGGAGTTGCTCTCGCCCGGTAACACGGTCGAAGCCGAAGTCGCGGGAATCGGAACGCTCGAAAACCACGTCGTCGGCGAGTAA